TTTCATAAGGTATGAACGTTGCTGAAATGAATCTTACCATTAAAAATAAGGTACCGGATTTGATACTTTAAAACCAAAAACCACTTTAAAAAATATATACGATGTTCTTCAAACACATTTATGATACAGGTTTAGCGCAGGGCAGTTATTTAATCGGCTGCCAGGCAAAAGGAGAAGCAATTGTAATTGACGCTAAACGCGATGTTGACACCTATCTTCAGATCGCAAAAGAAAACAATCTAACCATTACCCATATTACCGAAACACATATTCACGCGGATTTTCTTTCGGGTTCCCGTGAACTGTCAGAAATTACCGGTGCTCAACTTTATCTTTCTGATGAGGGCGGCCCGGATTGGCAGTATGAATTTCCACATGAAGGCTTAAAGCATGGTGATAAAATCAAAGTAGGAAATCTTACGCTGAAGGTGATCCATACTCCCGGCCACACCCCCGAAAGCATCAGTTTTCTGTTGACCGATCATCCTGCAACAGATGAACCCGTGATGATCTTCACCGGAGATTTTGTGTTTGTCGGCGATATCGGTCGTCCGGATCTGCTCGAAAAAGCCGCCGGAATCTCAGGAACTCAGGAAAAAGGTGCACACGAAATGTACCGGTCGGTACAGGATTTTTCAAAACTGCCGCCACACATTCAGGTATGGCCTGGACATGGTGCGGGATCAGCCTGCGGAAAAGCGCTGGGCTCCGTTCCAAGTTCTACTGTTGGTTACGAGAAAATCAGTAACTGGGCATTCCGCTTCGAAAGTGATGAAGAAGGTTTTGTACAGTATCTCCTGGAAGGTCAGCCGGAACCGCCGAAGTATTTTGCAATGATGAAAAAGCTCAATAAAATTGAAAGGC
The window above is part of the Kaistella faecalis genome. Proteins encoded here:
- a CDS encoding MBL fold metallo-hydrolase codes for the protein MFFKHIYDTGLAQGSYLIGCQAKGEAIVIDAKRDVDTYLQIAKENNLTITHITETHIHADFLSGSRELSEITGAQLYLSDEGGPDWQYEFPHEGLKHGDKIKVGNLTLKVIHTPGHTPESISFLLTDHPATDEPVMIFTGDFVFVGDIGRPDLLEKAAGISGTQEKGAHEMYRSVQDFSKLPPHIQVWPGHGAGSACGKALGSVPSSTVGYEKISNWAFRFESDEEGFVQYLLEGQPEPPKYFAMMKKLNKIERPLLIEVPKHPKLSETEFLQKYHEGVKIIDTRNKVEFAKGFIPRSINIQNNRTLSTWAGWLLNYEEDFMIVAPEEEMDEITRKLMRIGLDRIAGFISDVNLPGIELQKADVIEIEEFKTYLGREDVQIVDVRGKTEYEDGHIEGAKNVFVGTLPQNLDKISRDKQVVIHCQSGDRSAIAYSLLKKNGFNNVKNYSGGMKEWREKENHVTS